In Solanum pennellii chromosome 3, SPENNV200, a single window of DNA contains:
- the LOC107013776 gene encoding 14 kDa proline-rich protein DC2.15-like, with protein sequence MASKNQASITLFLSLNLLFFALVSADCSTDILKFGACASILTDLVGVIIGTTPTSSCCSLIDGLVDLDAAVCLCTALKADVLGINLDIPLSLNILLNVCGKKYPTGYTC encoded by the coding sequence ATGGCTTCCAAAAATCAGGCCTCTATTACCCTTTTCTTATCACTTAATCTCCTCTTCTTTGCTCTTGTAAGTGCAGACTGTTCAActgatattttgaaatttggagCATGTGCTAGTATACTTACTGATTTGGTGGGTGTAATTATCGGGACTACTCCAACTTCGTCATGCTGCAGTTTGATTGACGGACTGGTGGACCTAGACGCCGCGGTTTGCTTGTGCACAGCCCTAAAAGCAGATGTGCTGGGAATTAATTTGGATATACCACTCTCTCTAAACATCCTTCTAAACGTCTGTGGAAAAAAATATCCTACTGGTTACACTTGttga